One Aquisediminimonas profunda genomic region harbors:
- a CDS encoding alpha/beta fold hydrolase — translation MTLHGPTSNSFISQRLRLHYVDWGNSEAPPLLLVHGGRDHCRSWDWAAEQLREDWHVIAPDLRGHGDSQWSPDGNYEMSSFVYDLAQLIHQLNLAPVTIVAHSMGGNIALRYTGLYPENVRRLVAIEGLGHSPAVQAERDAIGIQKRFRQWIEDKRNASGRLPRRYQTLDAALDRMKAENTYLTDEQARHLTIHGASRNEDGTWSWKFDNYLNIWAAFDMPREDLHAIWNSIACPVLMLYGANSWASNPEKDGRISHFKSARVVEYENAGHWLHHDQFDRFISDLRAFL, via the coding sequence ATGACACTTCACGGCCCCACTTCGAACAGCTTCATTTCCCAGAGACTGAGACTGCACTATGTAGATTGGGGCAACAGCGAGGCTCCGCCCTTGTTGCTCGTGCATGGCGGCAGGGATCATTGCAGAAGCTGGGATTGGGCCGCAGAGCAACTGCGGGAAGACTGGCATGTCATCGCGCCGGATTTGCGCGGCCATGGTGACAGTCAATGGTCGCCGGACGGTAACTATGAAATGTCGTCGTTCGTCTACGATCTCGCGCAACTTATCCATCAACTGAACCTCGCTCCAGTAACGATTGTCGCCCATTCAATGGGCGGGAACATCGCTCTGCGTTATACGGGCCTCTATCCGGAAAATGTGCGCAGGCTTGTCGCGATCGAAGGCCTTGGTCACTCCCCTGCAGTGCAGGCAGAACGGGATGCAATTGGGATACAAAAGCGATTTCGGCAGTGGATTGAAGACAAGCGAAACGCTTCCGGGCGACTTCCGCGTCGTTATCAAACGCTCGATGCAGCGCTTGATCGGATGAAGGCTGAAAATACTTACCTGACCGATGAGCAGGCGCGGCACCTTACGATTCACGGGGCCAGTCGGAATGAGGACGGCACCTGGAGCTGGAAGTTCGACAATTATCTCAACATCTGGGCCGCCTTCGACATGCCCCGGGAAGATCTGCACGCCATCTGGAATTCAATCGCTTGCCCTGTTCTTATGCTCTACGGGGCAAACAGTTGGGCCTCCAACCCTGAAAAGGATGGCCGCATTTCACACTTCAAGAGTGCGCGCGTGGTTGAATATGAAAATGCCGGACATTGGCTCCATCACGATCAGTTCGATCGCTTTATCTCAGATTTGCGAGCGTTCCTTTAG
- a CDS encoding acyl-CoA dehydrogenase family protein, whose translation MTHDYTQIREEVAKLCQQFPGDYWRAKDKLRAYPTEFVDALGNAGYLAALIPENYGGAGLPISAAAAILEEVQKQGCNGGACHAQMYIMGTLLRHGSEAQKEIYLPKIASGELRLQAFGVTEPTSGTDTLSLKTTAKPNGDHYIVNGQKIWTSRAEHSDLMLLLARTTPREHVSKRTDGLSVFLVDMKAAVGNGLTIRPIETMMNHSTTEVFFDQLAVPAANLIGEEGQGFKYILSGMNAERLLIAAECIGDAKWFIEKASAYAKERVLFNRPIGQNQGVQFPIARAYAQMRAAELMVSEGLRKYEAGEPVGEEANMAKMLAAEASWAAGEACIQTHGGFGFAAEYDIERKFRETRLYQVAPISTNMILSFIAEHVLGLPRSY comes from the coding sequence ATGACTCACGATTACACCCAGATCCGAGAGGAAGTCGCCAAACTCTGCCAGCAGTTCCCTGGAGACTATTGGCGCGCCAAGGACAAACTGCGCGCTTATCCTACTGAATTCGTCGATGCGCTTGGAAATGCGGGCTATCTCGCAGCTCTGATCCCCGAAAATTACGGAGGCGCAGGATTGCCGATTTCCGCCGCTGCAGCCATTCTTGAGGAAGTCCAGAAGCAAGGTTGTAACGGCGGCGCGTGCCACGCCCAGATGTATATCATGGGGACCTTGCTCCGCCATGGATCCGAAGCCCAGAAGGAAATTTATCTCCCCAAGATCGCAAGCGGAGAATTGCGACTGCAAGCCTTTGGCGTGACGGAGCCGACCAGCGGTACAGACACGCTATCCCTCAAAACCACAGCAAAGCCGAATGGCGATCACTATATCGTCAATGGTCAGAAGATCTGGACGAGCCGGGCAGAACATTCCGACCTGATGCTTCTCCTCGCGCGCACAACGCCACGTGAACACGTCTCGAAACGGACAGATGGGCTGTCGGTCTTCCTGGTCGACATGAAGGCTGCGGTTGGAAACGGGCTGACCATTCGCCCTATCGAAACGATGATGAACCATTCAACGACCGAAGTTTTTTTCGACCAGTTGGCAGTGCCTGCTGCCAACCTGATCGGCGAAGAAGGCCAAGGCTTCAAATATATATTGTCCGGGATGAATGCGGAACGCCTGCTGATTGCTGCAGAATGTATCGGCGACGCAAAATGGTTCATCGAAAAGGCCTCGGCCTATGCAAAAGAGCGTGTGCTTTTCAATCGCCCTATTGGTCAGAATCAGGGTGTCCAGTTCCCGATTGCTCGCGCCTATGCTCAAATGCGTGCGGCTGAATTGATGGTCAGCGAAGGACTTCGCAAATACGAGGCTGGGGAGCCTGTGGGTGAAGAAGCCAACATGGCCAAGATGCTTGCTGCCGAAGCAAGCTGGGCAGCGGGTGAAGCCTGTATCCAGACACACGGCGGTTTTGGCTTCGCAGCGGAATACGACATTGAGCGCAAGTTTCGGGAAACCAGGCTTTATCAGGTTGCGCCCATCTCAACGAACATGATCCTGTCTTTCATCGCAGAACATGTTCTTGGCCTGCCAAGGAGTTACTGA
- a CDS encoding CoA transferase — protein MYPLLSGLRVIEASSFVASPTAGLYLAQMGAEVIRIDQIGGGPDFKRWPKAENGSSLYWENLNRAKKSVALNLGAPEGRELLQSIVAATGQFVTNFPVDGFLAHDALSAKRPDLITVRVMGMADGGPALDYTVNSAVGFPYLTGPGPEPVNHVLPAWDLLTGAYAAFAMLAALRHRDATGSGQEVRIPLSDVAIGTVANLGMLAEIFSTGANRERLGNTVYGAFGRDFVTADNVRLMIMAITPRQWTGLVKVLGISGEVAVIESSHGVSFAKDEGVRFQHRDALFPLVESKVSGWIYEDLKSAFDANGCCYGPYQSMKQAVHDPVLVGNNPIFGSAENPSGLDYPAAGTIASIPQLQRQSARSAPLLGQHSDEVLAETLGLSSGAIGALHDKGIIARA, from the coding sequence ATGTATCCGTTGCTTTCAGGTTTACGTGTCATCGAGGCATCGTCATTCGTGGCGTCTCCGACTGCTGGTCTCTATCTCGCTCAAATGGGCGCTGAAGTCATCCGCATCGACCAGATTGGTGGCGGCCCCGATTTCAAGCGCTGGCCCAAGGCAGAAAATGGATCAAGCCTGTATTGGGAAAACCTGAACCGTGCCAAAAAGTCGGTTGCGTTAAATTTGGGAGCACCAGAGGGACGTGAATTGCTACAGTCTATTGTTGCAGCAACCGGCCAATTTGTGACAAATTTCCCCGTTGATGGCTTCCTTGCTCATGACGCGCTGTCTGCCAAACGGCCCGACCTCATTACGGTGCGGGTTATGGGTATGGCAGATGGTGGCCCGGCTTTGGACTACACAGTCAATTCAGCAGTCGGCTTTCCCTACCTGACGGGACCGGGCCCCGAGCCCGTCAATCATGTCTTGCCTGCGTGGGATTTGCTTACGGGCGCCTATGCAGCCTTTGCAATGCTGGCCGCGCTCCGCCACCGAGATGCGACTGGATCCGGCCAGGAAGTGCGCATTCCACTATCTGACGTAGCAATTGGTACCGTAGCCAATCTGGGCATGCTTGCGGAAATATTCAGTACCGGCGCCAATCGCGAACGCCTTGGCAATACGGTCTACGGAGCGTTCGGGCGTGACTTTGTGACAGCAGACAATGTTCGTCTCATGATCATGGCGATAACGCCTCGACAATGGACCGGGCTTGTCAAAGTACTAGGTATCTCAGGCGAAGTCGCTGTGATCGAATCTTCTCATGGAGTTTCATTTGCCAAGGACGAAGGGGTGCGGTTCCAGCACCGGGACGCTCTTTTTCCGCTGGTGGAATCGAAAGTTTCGGGCTGGATCTATGAAGATCTGAAGTCCGCGTTCGACGCCAATGGATGCTGTTATGGGCCGTATCAATCCATGAAGCAGGCTGTTCATGACCCCGTTTTGGTCGGCAATAACCCGATATTTGGTTCGGCTGAAAATCCGAGTGGCCTTGACTATCCAGCCGCCGGCACAATCGCATCCATCCCCCAGCTTCAGCGCCAATCCGCCCGGAGCGCGCCACTGCTTGGGCAGCACAGCGACGAAGTTCTGGCGGAGACCCTCGGACTTTCAAGCGGCGCTATTGGCGCACTTCACGACAAGGGAATCATTGCACGGGCATGA
- a CDS encoding tyrosine-protein phosphatase, whose protein sequence is MRDRVLTLEGVHNFRDYGGYITRDGAKLKVGRLFRSGQHVDATPEDLEIISQLNIATIIDLRGNSERVQFPCVRPLNFAAQVLFAEGETAGAAHAPHVEAARDVTNASEAHAAMVRLYASMPFRPRLIEVFQLYFSALAVSKSATLLHCLAGKDRTGLAAGLLHRLLGVHQDDAMADYLLTNKAGNLERRIAAGAETVRANFGHAMGDDAVRTLMSVHPEYLDTAFATIEREHGSIEAYARDVLAVTDDKLEAIASQLLA, encoded by the coding sequence GTGCGCGATCGAGTCTTGACCCTGGAGGGGGTCCATAATTTCAGGGATTACGGAGGCTATATTACCAGAGACGGCGCAAAGCTGAAAGTTGGACGGCTTTTCCGTTCAGGCCAGCATGTCGATGCGACCCCGGAAGATCTTGAGATAATCAGTCAGCTGAATATCGCGACAATTATCGATCTGCGCGGAAACAGCGAAAGGGTTCAGTTTCCTTGCGTGCGGCCCTTGAACTTTGCGGCCCAAGTCCTTTTTGCGGAAGGAGAGACTGCAGGCGCAGCGCATGCTCCGCACGTTGAAGCGGCACGGGATGTCACGAATGCCTCAGAAGCCCATGCTGCGATGGTGCGGCTTTATGCTTCCATGCCGTTCCGTCCGAGGTTGATTGAAGTCTTCCAGCTCTATTTTAGTGCATTGGCGGTTAGCAAGTCAGCTACGCTTCTGCACTGCCTCGCCGGCAAAGATCGCACTGGGCTGGCTGCCGGTTTGCTTCATCGATTGCTAGGTGTTCATCAAGATGATGCCATGGCAGACTATCTGCTCACAAATAAGGCTGGAAACTTGGAGCGCCGGATAGCTGCGGGCGCAGAGACTGTGCGCGCGAATTTCGGGCATGCCATGGGCGACGATGCAGTGCGTACTCTGATGTCCGTTCATCCGGAATATCTCGACACGGCATTTGCCACTATCGAACGCGAGCATGGAAGTATTGAGGCCTACGCTCGTGATGTCCTCGCCGTGACGGATGACAAGCTTGAAGCCATCGCGAGCCAGCTTTTAGCGTGA
- a CDS encoding CC_3452 family protein, with amino-acid sequence MNRIVAFAAAFTTSALLFLATTTPALAQGSAGYTLVPVAAPASGQALVSSDVIWKRAGEGYVAPKANSRAAIVCAQAAKKIGKVASFTADGQSFDEAALAKCNEKAK; translated from the coding sequence ATGAACCGTATTGTTGCTTTTGCCGCCGCATTCACAACATCCGCCTTGCTGTTTCTGGCAACCACCACACCGGCGCTTGCTCAGGGCAGTGCCGGTTATACGCTCGTTCCTGTTGCCGCTCCCGCTTCCGGCCAAGCGCTCGTTTCAAGCGATGTCATTTGGAAGCGTGCGGGCGAAGGTTATGTTGCGCCCAAGGCTAACAGCCGCGCTGCCATTGTTTGCGCTCAGGCGGCAAAGAAGATTGGAAAAGTCGCAAGTTTCACCGCAGACGGCCAGTCATTCGATGAAGCTGCGCTCGCCAAGTGCAACGAAAAGGCAAAATAA
- a CDS encoding N-acyl homoserine lactonase family protein, which yields MSISLYAFNCGWFQCKAGFFIEGLEDQSFVRSPVPAYLIDHPKGRALFDTGLGERNRRAIEARLPHDKFGLELFEGMDIAARLRAIDVDPSSINWIIASHLHNDHCGGMMFVPNATVIVQSKEWAAAQACEDPWVYNKVDFDTGHSIKAIDGELDLFGDGTVMIVPTYGHTPGHQSAIVRLAGGEILLAADCCYTERNLNERVLPGFTFDKEAGLATLDRLAQLRAKGTRIMFGHDATMWKSVTEGAPVS from the coding sequence ATGAGCATCTCTCTTTACGCTTTCAATTGCGGATGGTTCCAATGCAAGGCGGGCTTCTTCATTGAAGGCCTGGAGGACCAGAGCTTTGTCCGCTCCCCTGTGCCGGCTTATCTGATCGATCATCCCAAGGGCAGGGCACTTTTTGACACAGGCCTGGGTGAGCGCAATCGGCGGGCCATCGAAGCACGTCTGCCTCATGACAAGTTCGGGCTGGAACTATTCGAAGGAATGGACATAGCCGCACGCCTTCGTGCCATTGATGTCGACCCGTCCAGCATAAACTGGATCATCGCGTCCCACCTCCACAATGATCATTGCGGCGGCATGATGTTCGTCCCCAATGCGACAGTGATTGTCCAGTCCAAGGAATGGGCTGCGGCACAAGCATGCGAAGATCCTTGGGTTTACAACAAGGTCGACTTTGACACGGGGCACAGCATCAAGGCGATCGATGGCGAACTTGATCTGTTTGGTGATGGAACGGTCATGATCGTTCCGACTTACGGTCACACGCCCGGCCATCAAAGCGCAATTGTCCGGCTGGCCGGCGGCGAGATCCTGCTTGCGGCGGATTGTTGCTACACGGAACGCAACCTCAATGAACGCGTATTGCCGGGTTTCACGTTCGACAAGGAAGCAGGGTTGGCAACACTCGACCGATTGGCCCAGCTCAGAGCCAAGGGCACACGAATCATGTTCGGGCACGACGCGACGATGTGGAAGTCCGTAACCGAGGGCGCACCTGTTTCCTGA
- a CDS encoding FAS1-like dehydratase domain-containing protein, whose protein sequence is MQDWIGREMTQNDVLTPGLLARFRATLDSAETGVKAEQGIHWCLCLPEAATEMLDSDGHPKRGGFLPPIALPRRMWASSAVEFHAPIHAGANIERHSTIAAIDEKQGGTGPLVFVTIEHRTHANGILAVSERQTIVYREATSAATAPSGTGSPELGAWQWHRALTPSRPLLFRYSALTFNSHRIHYDLPYAVDVEGYRGLVVHGPLTATLLLDLVGREIGHNRLKQFSFRGQSPAFAGEVLHLVATQEDNAITLAALGSDGRVVMSAQGKGA, encoded by the coding sequence ATGCAGGACTGGATCGGACGGGAAATGACGCAAAATGATGTGTTGACGCCCGGCTTGCTGGCGCGCTTTCGGGCGACACTGGATAGCGCTGAAACGGGTGTGAAGGCAGAGCAAGGCATACACTGGTGCCTTTGCTTGCCTGAAGCGGCTACCGAGATGCTCGATAGCGATGGCCATCCGAAGCGGGGCGGGTTCCTTCCCCCGATTGCCTTGCCGCGCAGAATGTGGGCTTCAAGTGCAGTCGAGTTTCATGCGCCCATTCATGCTGGCGCGAATATCGAGCGGCACTCGACTATTGCCGCGATTGACGAAAAGCAGGGTGGAACCGGACCGCTCGTTTTCGTGACCATCGAGCATCGGACTCATGCGAATGGCATTTTGGCGGTCAGCGAACGTCAGACGATCGTTTATCGCGAAGCGACCAGCGCCGCGACAGCGCCCAGTGGCACAGGTTCGCCAGAGCTGGGAGCTTGGCAATGGCACCGCGCCTTGACGCCGTCGCGACCACTCTTGTTCCGCTATTCGGCGCTGACCTTTAACAGCCACCGCATACATTACGATCTTCCCTATGCCGTTGACGTGGAGGGCTACCGCGGGTTGGTCGTCCATGGTCCGCTCACGGCCACATTGTTGCTGGATCTGGTCGGACGCGAAATTGGCCACAACCGACTGAAGCAATTTTCCTTTCGCGGTCAGTCGCCTGCCTTTGCAGGAGAGGTTCTGCATCTGGTCGCCACGCAGGAAGACAATGCGATCACACTCGCTGCCTTGGGCTCTGACGGTCGCGTAGTCATGTCGGCACAAGGGAAAGGGGCTTAG
- a CDS encoding MFS transporter, whose product MKSKTTQRMSGQVLTIDDDLEPIGTDTGLDRLIPDDRANERFVRSNLGRNYFANFSHGMFGMTGFRLIYAPTFVPAYLFALTGSTVMVGLSQALQQVGAVLSPLLSASEIEDKRRILPNAMRNGTMMRIQLLGLALSGWFLSGIWLVLATMGFLFLLGYYSGAQRVSFQMLMAKVIPIEKRGRLQGYRNLAGGAIAAALSWWAGSILIQKNILGNGYATTFMLSFILTSVGLTMLALFIREPDNHRPRAPMRLRDRMRELPLLLAERSYRNFLIAQLLTTGGRIAMPFCILHAGDVMHLDGKSLGLFSLAFLGAETLSNLVWGALGDRKGFRLVYILANVIWLVGFVLMLVARDHTGFVLGFVALGAAMCGYSLSQQTLVLEFGAREDTPMRLALSTTAETSVAAIGPFIGGIIAAAFGFVPLIWVSISLLAAALLVMLLGVREPRFENSPF is encoded by the coding sequence ATGAAAAGCAAGACAACGCAGCGAATGTCGGGGCAAGTATTGACGATAGATGACGATCTTGAGCCGATAGGCACGGATACCGGGCTCGATCGACTGATTCCCGATGATCGCGCGAATGAACGCTTTGTGAGGAGCAATCTCGGACGAAACTATTTTGCGAATTTTTCGCACGGCATGTTCGGGATGACCGGCTTTCGTTTGATTTACGCCCCGACGTTCGTGCCCGCATATCTTTTTGCATTGACCGGATCGACCGTCATGGTCGGACTGTCGCAGGCGCTTCAGCAGGTGGGTGCAGTCCTGTCTCCCCTCCTGAGCGCCAGTGAGATCGAAGACAAACGCCGGATATTGCCTAACGCGATGCGCAACGGAACCATGATGCGCATTCAGCTTCTGGGTCTTGCACTTTCGGGCTGGTTTCTCTCGGGCATCTGGCTGGTGCTCGCCACGATGGGGTTCCTTTTCCTTCTCGGCTATTATTCCGGCGCGCAGCGTGTTTCGTTCCAGATGCTGATGGCAAAAGTGATCCCGATCGAAAAGCGGGGACGGCTTCAAGGCTATCGCAATCTCGCCGGAGGCGCGATTGCAGCAGCACTCTCATGGTGGGCCGGCAGTATCCTGATCCAAAAGAATATCCTCGGGAACGGATATGCGACGACCTTCATGCTCAGCTTCATCCTGACCAGTGTCGGCCTTACAATGCTGGCCCTGTTTATAAGGGAACCCGACAACCATCGCCCACGGGCGCCAATGCGGCTGCGGGATCGCATGCGGGAATTGCCGCTGCTTTTGGCTGAAAGGAGCTATCGGAACTTCCTCATCGCGCAATTATTGACAACCGGCGGACGGATCGCGATGCCCTTTTGCATACTCCATGCTGGAGATGTCATGCATCTCGATGGGAAGTCACTCGGACTCTTTTCATTGGCGTTCCTGGGCGCAGAAACACTGTCCAACCTTGTCTGGGGGGCGCTTGGCGATCGCAAGGGATTCCGACTGGTTTATATTCTGGCCAACGTCATCTGGCTCGTGGGATTCGTCCTGATGCTGGTCGCGCGCGATCATACTGGCTTCGTGTTGGGGTTTGTCGCGCTTGGCGCAGCCATGTGCGGCTATTCGCTCAGCCAGCAGACACTGGTGCTCGAATTCGGGGCGCGCGAAGATACGCCCATGCGGCTTGCGCTTTCGACAACCGCCGAAACATCAGTTGCGGCCATCGGACCATTTATTGGCGGAATTATAGCGGCTGCCTTCGGCTTTGTTCCGCTCATTTGGGTCTCCATCAGCTTGTTGGCTGCCGCGCTTTTGGTCATGCTGCTTGGCGTCCGGGAGCCGCGCTTCGAAAACAGTCCCTTTTGA
- a CDS encoding AMP-binding protein has protein sequence MNQRLSYSKGPVEPPLLEYTIGEALELAAKHWPANLALGSLHQKIRWSWAELDGEVNRIATGLLALGVRKGDRVGIWAPNCAEWTVIQFATAKIGAILVTINPAYRVSEVEYALNKVGCSVLVTAPRFKTSDYIAMLRELGPEKLPHLRIMISLGSEQHDGFLRWSDLGIAPDRAALTAIASMLDRNDAINIQFTSGTTGFPKGATLTHRNILNNGLQTGHMIKLGPEDRICIPVPLYHCFGMVLGNLAALTTGAAMIYPGEAYDPRLVLEAVQTESCTALYGVPTMFITILNQPDLADYDVSTLRTGIMAGSPCPIATMREVIDRLNMREVTIGYGMTETSPLTTQTATGDPLDERVSTVGRVHPHAEAKIVNSAGSTVQIGEQGEYCSRGYAVMLGYWDDPEKTAEAIDADGWMHSGDLATMDEKGYVRITGRIKDMIIRGGENIYPREIEEFLLSHPHVADAQVFGVPDEKYGEEVCAWVISKPGVTVSAEDVIVHCKGRIAHYKVPRHVRVVDSFVMTVTGKAQKFEMRKIMQAELESA, from the coding sequence ATGAACCAGCGGCTCAGCTATTCAAAAGGCCCGGTCGAGCCGCCGTTGCTCGAATACACGATTGGCGAGGCGTTAGAGCTTGCGGCGAAGCACTGGCCTGCCAATCTGGCTCTGGGGTCCTTGCATCAAAAGATCAGGTGGTCATGGGCAGAGCTTGATGGTGAAGTAAACCGGATTGCGACCGGTTTACTTGCCCTTGGCGTAAGGAAGGGCGACCGGGTCGGAATTTGGGCGCCTAATTGTGCCGAATGGACCGTTATTCAGTTTGCAACGGCGAAGATTGGCGCAATTTTGGTTACGATCAATCCTGCCTATCGGGTCTCCGAAGTCGAATATGCACTGAACAAGGTAGGTTGCAGCGTTCTTGTCACCGCGCCGCGCTTCAAGACCAGCGACTACATCGCAATGTTGCGGGAACTAGGGCCCGAAAAGCTTCCGCACTTGCGCATCATGATCTCGCTGGGTTCTGAACAGCACGATGGCTTTTTGCGATGGAGCGACCTCGGCATTGCACCAGACCGAGCGGCTTTAACCGCTATTGCTTCAATGCTCGATCGAAATGACGCCATCAACATCCAGTTTACAAGCGGCACCACAGGCTTTCCCAAGGGAGCGACTCTCACACACCGCAATATACTGAACAACGGGCTACAGACCGGGCACATGATCAAGCTTGGCCCAGAAGACCGCATCTGCATTCCAGTGCCACTTTATCATTGTTTTGGCATGGTCCTTGGTAATCTGGCGGCACTGACGACCGGCGCGGCGATGATTTATCCCGGCGAAGCCTATGATCCGCGGCTGGTGCTTGAGGCCGTTCAGACAGAAAGCTGCACGGCACTTTATGGAGTGCCGACGATGTTCATCACGATCCTCAACCAACCCGATCTTGCGGATTATGACGTCTCTACGCTCAGAACCGGAATCATGGCCGGATCGCCTTGCCCGATTGCGACGATGCGAGAAGTTATTGATCGTCTCAATATGCGGGAGGTAACAATTGGCTACGGCATGACGGAAACGAGCCCATTGACCACCCAGACAGCTACCGGCGATCCGTTGGACGAACGTGTGTCGACCGTAGGGCGTGTCCATCCCCATGCCGAGGCGAAGATCGTCAATTCTGCAGGGTCCACGGTCCAGATCGGTGAACAAGGCGAATATTGTTCCCGAGGCTATGCGGTGATGCTCGGTTATTGGGATGATCCTGAAAAGACGGCCGAAGCAATCGATGCTGACGGGTGGATGCATTCCGGCGACCTCGCGACCATGGACGAAAAGGGCTATGTGCGTATTACCGGCCGCATCAAGGACATGATCATCCGAGGCGGAGAGAACATCTATCCGCGCGAAATCGAAGAATTTCTCCTTTCGCATCCGCATGTGGCCGATGCGCAGGTCTTTGGCGTTCCCGATGAAAAATATGGCGAGGAAGTCTGCGCTTGGGTTATTTCAAAACCGGGCGTTACTGTATCGGCGGAAGATGTGATCGTGCACTGCAAAGGCAGGATTGCGCATTACAAGGTGCCTCGCCATGTCCGAGTAGTTGATAGCTTCGTCATGACTGTAACGGGCAAGGCGCAGAAATTCGAAATGCGCAAGATCATGCAGGCAGAATTGGAAAGCGCCTGA
- a CDS encoding winged helix-turn-helix transcriptional regulator: MGMLKENLAELAECGLPAALEAIGERWSFLILRGAFNGLHHFEEFQSTLGIARNILANRLGKLVQHGILARTPLPDDRRKIEYRLTEKGAELLPTMLALRQWGERWETGCISNPVLVDERDSQPIAKIAIHAHDGRELGLHDLRWMHAEDIKEIGSSRLRAVA; this comes from the coding sequence ATGGGAATGTTGAAGGAAAACCTTGCGGAGTTGGCGGAATGCGGCCTTCCCGCCGCGCTTGAGGCGATAGGCGAACGCTGGTCATTCCTTATTTTGCGCGGTGCGTTCAACGGCCTTCATCATTTTGAGGAATTTCAATCGACCTTGGGCATTGCGCGCAACATCCTGGCGAATCGCTTGGGTAAACTTGTCCAGCATGGCATCTTGGCGCGGACGCCGTTGCCTGATGACCGTCGAAAAATCGAATATCGCCTCACCGAAAAGGGCGCGGAACTGCTTCCAACGATGCTCGCGCTTCGCCAGTGGGGGGAACGTTGGGAAACCGGGTGTATTTCAAACCCCGTGCTGGTGGACGAACGGGATAGTCAGCCCATCGCCAAGATTGCCATTCACGCGCACGACGGGCGCGAACTTGGGCTGCACGACCTGCGCTGGATGCACGCGGAAGACATCAAGGAAATCGGATCGTCGCGCTTGCGCGCGGTCGCCTGA
- a CDS encoding enoyl-CoA hydratase-related protein has protein sequence MLNRPTAGNSLSLDLVSELRAKFAALAAREDIKVIILSGAGGRIFCAGHDLNEFSGQEDQDFLARDFAGLAGLMQDIMDQPQIVIALVEGVATAAGCELVAACDLALASSVARFAVPGINIGFWCHTPQIQLTRAVGRKQAMMMLATGRLFPAAHALQIGLINAVHDPDDLEEAVDALATEIASKSGRVLRLGKKSFRAQAEMPVPEAYRFAQSEALANLQLDDAREGISAFLEKRPARWPGESN, from the coding sequence GTGCTTAACCGGCCGACAGCGGGCAACAGCCTTTCACTGGATCTTGTCTCCGAACTGCGTGCAAAGTTTGCTGCCCTTGCTGCCCGCGAGGATATTAAGGTCATCATCCTGTCTGGGGCAGGGGGGAGAATATTCTGCGCCGGCCATGATCTCAATGAATTCTCGGGTCAGGAGGATCAGGACTTTCTCGCGCGTGACTTTGCGGGGCTTGCTGGACTGATGCAGGACATCATGGATCAGCCGCAGATTGTCATTGCTCTCGTCGAAGGTGTTGCAACGGCTGCTGGGTGCGAACTCGTAGCAGCTTGCGACCTAGCCTTGGCTTCTTCAGTTGCCCGTTTCGCTGTCCCCGGCATCAATATAGGGTTCTGGTGCCATACGCCCCAAATTCAATTGACCCGTGCCGTTGGTCGGAAGCAGGCAATGATGATGCTTGCGACCGGAAGACTATTTCCCGCAGCCCATGCGCTGCAAATCGGACTGATCAATGCTGTCCACGATCCCGACGATCTCGAAGAGGCAGTTGACGCGCTGGCAACAGAAATAGCCTCGAAGTCCGGCCGAGTGCTGCGGCTAGGCAAAAAAAGCTTTCGCGCCCAGGCTGAAATGCCTGTTCCGGAAGCCTATCGATTTGCGCAATCGGAAGCACTTGCCAATCTACAATTGGACGACGCACGTGAGGGGATCTCAGCGTTTCTTGAAAAACGCCCTGCGCGCTGGCCGGGCGAATCCAATTAG
- the rpoZ gene encoding DNA-directed RNA polymerase subunit omega, translated as MARVTVEDCVDKVPNRFDLVLVAAQRARQISGGAELTIDRDRDKNPVVALREIAEETVVPDELQDAIVTNLQRVRIDDDDVIDEMGSLSQSAEALRLTAAAPPRNQNLGGDSDG; from the coding sequence ATGGCACGCGTGACTGTTGAAGATTGCGTTGACAAGGTTCCAAACCGTTTTGACCTGGTGCTTGTTGCCGCACAGCGCGCCCGCCAGATTTCGGGCGGTGCTGAGCTTACGATCGATCGCGACCGGGACAAGAATCCTGTTGTTGCATTGCGTGAAATAGCAGAAGAAACCGTGGTTCCTGACGAACTTCAGGATGCAATCGTCACAAATCTGCAGCGCGTGCGCATTGATGATGACGATGTCATCGATGAGATGGGTTCATTGAGCCAGTCCGCTGAAGCTTTGAGGCTGACTGCAGCTGCTCCGCCGCGCAACCAGAATCTTGGTGGCGATTCGGACGGTTGA